The DNA sequence GCAATCTAAAATAGTTGAGGGAATTTGTGCTTTCGTTTCTCCATCATCAAAGACATAATCCACACGATGAATAACTGGATTATCCACCTCTACCCTTGTTGGGCTTACTTCACCTGAAACATTGGCACTCGTTGTTGCCAATGGACCTAATTCACTTAATAACTTTAAAGCTAATGGATGATCAGGAATTCTAACTCCAATTGTCTGTTTTCCACGCGTAATCTCATTAGGTAAAGGCATATAACAATTTAAGATTAACGTTAATCCTCCAGGTAAAAACGCATCAATCAACTTTTTAACTTCTACTGATAATGGACCTACAATTTTCTCTAACTGGTCTTCATTTGCGCATAAAACAATTAAAGACTTTTCTGTTGGACGATTTTTAATTTCAAAAATTTTATCTAAAGCATTGGGTGAATGAATACTAGCTCCTATTCCATAGACTGTATCCGTTGGAAAAACAATCACATCTTCTTGGGTAATCATCGCTAACGCTTCACTTAATTGATGACTTTGATAAATCATGCATTTACAAATCCTTTCTATAAAAAGAAGGATGTCATAGGACATCCCCTTTTTCTTATCCTTCCCTAAAAGGAAATTAATTTTTTATATAGAAACCAAAATGTATTTCACATTTCTAGGCTAAATCTTAGTTATTAATGATAATAGTCATGCGGTCTTTCCCATTTAAGTCTTTTAATGTTTCAAACTTAGAATTAGGAAAATGTTGCTTCACTAATTCCGCCATTGCTTCTTTATGGTTATATGCATGTTCAAATGCAATAATATTTTTCTCATTTACAACTTTATGAGCATCTTTTAAAATTTGACGATAGAATTTTAATCCATCTTCTCCACCAAATAACGCTAAGTGTGGTTCATTATCTTTAACAAGTGGATCCACATCTTCAGTTAATGGAATGTATGGAGGATTTGATACTAGAATATCAAACTTTAATCCGCGTTCAATTAACGGTTGTAACATATCTCCTTGATAGAATGTTACATTTGCTCCTAAATTAGAAGCATTTTGTTTCGCAACTTCTAAAGCGGCCTCTGATAATTCAGTCACCGTTACTTCCATATTCGGTTCTTCAACTGCTAAAGTAACACCAATCGCTCCACTTCCTGTTCCTACATCGACGACCTTAACAGGAGCACCATCAAATACATCATCATAAGTTGATAAAACATTAGCCACTAATTCTTCCGTTTCAAAGCGTGGGATTAAGACATCATCATTGACAATAAATTTATGTCCAAAGAATGTTTCGTATCCCATAATGTGTTGAACAGGAATATTTTGTTCAACATATGTTTTAACACAGCGCTCAAATTCTTCAACTTGTTCCACTGGCACTTGCATATTCATATCGGCTAAAATCTCATAACTTTCTTTCCCAGTTACATGCATTAATAATAATTTAACAGCCGAATCTTCTTTTCCATTTTCAAGGGCGTAATCTTCAGCCCATTTTAACAATTCACGCATTGTTTTCATCTTTATCACCGTCTTCTTAAAATCAACCATCATTTTACTCTAAAATGCTAAAACATGCAAATAAAATTTTTTACAACTTATCTTGGATTATTAGATATGAAAGCATACACTCACTCTGAAGAATATGAATCCTAATGATATAACTCTCTCCTATAATAAAGATGCACCTTCATTCTATTATGGAAGATATCCAATCTTTCATGGAACCATTTAGGATATGATACATATATTAGAATTAGATGTAGCAAGGAAATCAGTAGTTAAGTGTAAAATTCACACCACTATTTTGTTCATACGACTTTTATAATAAATAATCTTAACTTTTTTACATAAATTACGTTTAAAATTCATAGTACTGGTTCATAATATAATTGTCCGTAAGACGAGAACTTACGGGCATACTCTTCCCCCCCATATAAAACTTTATTTCATTACTCATTTCTCTCCCCAATTTTTAAAGTTTTATTTTTCATACTCTCTCCTTATAATTCTCTCCCAAAGTATTTAATACTTTACTCCCTCGATTATGGTAAAGACTTTTTCTGAGCCTACTCTCACCCCCCCAAGAGAGACTCGAGGGAAGATGACAATTCAATCCCCCCATTGAATTGTCATCACAATTAAGACTGTAAAGGTTCCCCCCCTTTACAGTTTCTCCTAATTTTTAAAAAAGCGCCCCTCCCCCGGGCGCTTTTTTCTATTTCTAGACTTATATAAATAAATTTTAAGATAATCATAAAGTAGAGAATAAATAAAAAATCTAACTTCATTTTGAAGTTAGATTTTTTATTTAATATCATTAGTCTTGAGCGGCTAATTTACGTTTTTGTTCTTCTGTAATTAAAGCTTCAACAACTGGCTCTAATTTACCTTCCATAACGCGGTCTAACTGTTGGATAGTGAATCCAATACGGTGGTCAGTGACACGGTTTTGTGGATAGTTGTAAGTACGGATTTTTTCAGAGCGTTCACCTGTTCCGATTTTAGAACGACGTTCTTCACCTTCAGCCTCTAAACGCTCTTGTAAGATTGAATCATAGATACGAGCCTTTAATACTTTTAAGGCATTGGCTTTATTTTCGTGTTGTGATTTTCCGTCCTGACATGATACAACGATTCCAGTTGGAACGTGAGTTAAACGTACCGCTGATTTAGTTGTATTTACTGACTGTCCTCCAGGTCCTGATGAACAGAAAGTATCAACACGGATATCATTCATACTTACTTCGATATCTACATCTTCAGCCTCTGGCATAACTAAAACAGTTGCTGTTGATGTGTGGATACGTCCTTGAGATTCAGTGGCAGGGACACGCTGTACACGGTGTGCTCCTGATTCATATTTCATGTGAGAGTATACACTTTCACCTGAGATCATGAACTCAACTTGTGACATCCCTCCAGATTCAGAGTAGTCAACGTTCATGACTTGAATTTTCCATCCTTTTACCTCAGCATATTTTGTATACATACGGTATAAGTCTGATGCGAAGATATTTGCTTCATCTCCACCCGCAGCTCCACGGATCTCAACGATTACGTTTTTCTCATCGTTGGGATCTTTAGGAATTAATAAGATTTCTAAACGCTCTTCTAATTGTGGAAGGCGTGGTTTTAACTCTTCTAATTCCATTTCGGCCATTTCACTAATTTCTGGATCAGAGTCTTTTGCCATTTCTTTTAAATCTTCAATTGAAGCTGCAATTTCTTTATATTCAGTATACACATTAACTGTCTCTTCAAGACCACGTTGTTCTTTTGATAATTCAGTTAATTTTTTAATATCAGTAACGATTGCAGGATCAGCCATCATTTCGTTAATTTTTTCATAACGCTCTAAGATTGCCTCTAAACGTTCAAACATAGTCGAATCCTCCTCTAATTGTTCATTCCTAATTATAATATAAGTCAAACGTATCGTCAAAATGTGTTTTATGTAAAACGCATCTTAAACTTAGATGTTTTTTACTAGACGTCTGGGATGTGAGCTGACTCTGGAACATTAACCAGATTTTCGAATCGGCTGATTTCTTTTCTAAAGGCTAACTTAACTGTCCCGACAGCCCCACTACGGTGCTTCGCGAAAATAACTTCAACGATATTATCGTTTAATTCCGGATCCTTTTTATAGTAATCTTCACGATATAAGAAAGTAACGATATCGGCATCCTGCTCGATACTTCCTGATTCACGTAAGTCTGACATCATTGGTCGCTTATCTTCACGATTTTCCACCTGACGTGATAACTGCGATAAAGCAATAACCGGGATTTTCAACTCACGTGCCATCTCTTTTAACATACGTGAAATTTCAGAGACTTCTTGTTGACGATTCCCACCGTTAGCCTTGCTACCAGAAAGTAACTGTAAGTAGTCGATCATTACTAATCCAAGACCTTTTTGTTGATGAAGTTGTCGACATTTTGCTCGCAATTCTCCAACACGAATACCAGGTGTATCATCGATATAAATGCCTAAATTACTTAATACATCGGTGGCAATTTTCAATGAACGCCAATCCGCCCCTTCTAAATTCCCAGTTTTTAAACGATGCGCTTCAATTCGTCCTTCGGCACTAACTAAACGGGATACGAGCTGATCGGCCCCCATCTCTAAGCTGAAAATGGCAACATTCACATGATTTAGCTTGGCCACGTTTTGCGCAATATTTAAGGCAAATGCGGTTTTCCCCATCGCAGGACGGGCAGCAACGATAATTAAGTCGTTATTTTGAAGACCCGAAGTCATATTATCAAGTGCGGTAAATCCAGTTGTTAATCCAGTTACTTCACCTGTTGATTGAGATAAACGCTCAACGTTTTTAATAAAGTCAATGATGACATTATCGATTTGTTTAAAATCAGACCCTTGATTTAATCGAGCTAAGCCTGAGAATTGTTGCTCAGCCGTATCAATTAAATCTTGAGTTGATGTCTCTGGATCATATCCTTGCTCAATTAGACTTTGAGCACGATTAATGATTAAACGTGAAATTGATTTTTCTAAAACAATCTCGACATAATGCTCTGTATGTGCTGTCGTTGCGACACTTTCGTAAATCGTTAAGATGTACTCCACACCACCAATTTCAGCAATACGTTTATGATCTTGAAGATACGCTGTAACTGTTGTCACATCGACCCCAATATTTTGGTCCAATAGGATCAGCATCGTTTCATAAATAATGCGATGACGATGATGATAAAAATCATCTGGCTGTAATTTGAGTTTGACATCCTCACACACCTTTTCATCGAGCAACATGGCCCCAAGAATAGCTTGTTCAGCATCGGTGCTATGAGGCATCTGACGATTTGGCGATTCTAACATGGGATACCCAACTTTCTAACGTTAATCTATCATAACCTCTTATTTTTCTTTGATTTGAACTGAAATAGTTGCGACTACTTCTGGATGTAAATGAATTGGAACACGTGCCATTCCTAATCCACGGATTGGTTCTTCTAAATCCATTTTACGTTTATCTAATTTGATTCCGAATTGTTTTTGGAACTCTTCAGCAATTGCTTTTGTGCTAACTGAACCAAACACACGCCCGTTATCTCCTGATTTTACTTTAACAATCACTGTTTTTTGTTCTAAATCAGCTTTTAACTTTTTGGCTTCTTCTAAGCGTAACTCGGCTTGTTTTTCTTCTTCCGCTTGTTGAGCTTTTAATTTATTCATATTTCCTGGCGTTGCATCCATCGCTTTATTTTGTTTAATTAGGAAGTTCGCAAAACCATTTGGAAAATCTTTAACTTCACCTTTTTTACCTTTACCTTTAACATCTTCTAACATAATTACTTTCATTTAGACTCACCACTTTCTTCTAACTCTTTAACAATAACTTCTTTTAATTGTAAAACAGCATCTTGTGTACTGCTACTACGCATTTGTGTTGCTGCATTATTTAAATGCCCACCACCACCCAGTTGTTCCATTAACACTTGAACATTCACATCACCTAGTGAACGAGCACTAATTCCAATGTACTGCTCATCAATACGTGAGATTACGAATGAAGCCTTAATATTTTGAACATTTAACAACTCGTCGGCTGTTTGAGCAATTTGAACTTTTTCAAGCACCATCTCATCATCTGCACAAGCAATAATAAACTCATCTTTAAAGATTTCTGCTCGTTCAATGAGATGTGCCTTACTATAATAATTCTCAAGCGGCGTTCGGAGCAATTGCTGAACTAACTTCTCTTCCGCTCCTTTTTGTTTTAAAATAGCGGCCGTTTCATACGTTCGTCGTCCCGTATGATACGAGAATCGACGCGTATCAACAATAATTCCCGCTAACATAATCGAAGCTTCTAATGGCGTCATTTTAATTTTCTGTGAATAGTAATCGAACATATCCACAACTAATTCGACCGTTGATGAGGCATAAGGCTCCGCAAACGAAAGCACCGAATCAATCACATCAACGCCTCGTCGATGATGATCAAAGACAGCGACTTTCTTAGCACGCGGTAAAAGTGCTGGCTCTATCACCATTTTTGGATCCTGCGTATCCGCAACTACTAGTAACGTATTTTTGGTCATTAATTCAATCGCTGCTTCACTTGAAATGAAATACTTTTTCAACTTTTCATCTTTTAAAATTTCATCAACAAAATTTTTAGCTGTTTTATCTAGCTCCTCCTGCTTTAAAACAATGTAAGCTTCTTTCTTTGAAGCAATTCCCATTCGTAATAATCCGATACTGGCTCCAATCGCATCCACATCCGGATAACGATGTCCCATAATAATGACACGTTCACTATCACGAACTAAACGCTCATAAGCTTGTGCATTCACACGCGCACGAACACGATTACGTTTCTCAACTGGATTTGTTTTTCCACCGTAGAATAAAAACTTATCATCACTTGCGATTTTAATCGCTACTTGATCCCCCCCACGGCTTAGTGCTAAATCTAACATATAATTCGCACGTTGTCCAAGTTCAGAAAAACTATCGTATCCAGTTGCTAACCCGATACTAATCGTTAACATAATATCTTTTTCTTTAGCTGCTTCGCGAACCTTATCAATAATCGTAAATTTCGTCTCGCGAAGTTGCTGTAACACCTCGTACGGCATCATTAAAACAAAACGGTCACTAGCTGTCGTTCGAATATAGATTTTATGCTGATCGGCCCACTGCATAATAATCGAAATGATTTTTCCATAGAATTCACTTTTTTCTTGTTCATTTAAATTATGAAAGACCTCGTCATAATTATCCATCACAAGAACTCCAACAACGGGCTGTTCATTGACATATTTTCGTGATAACTCTGTATACTCTGTATAATCTGTAAAATACATCAATCGTTCATCTTTCATATGTAACACTTGATACGTCTGTTGATTAACAGTTATCTTAAATGATTCCTCATCACCAAGCGATCGATTATAGAGTTGTTCACTTAAATCCTTTAACACCTTATCATGTAAATCTTGATTAAAAACGCGCTTTAAATACCCATTAAACCAAACAATTTCATAAGCTTCATCATAAAGTAAAATCCCCATCGGTAATTGATTAAACGCTGTTTCCCCTGCATGCTTGACACGATACGAAATCGATTCAATCTTCTTTAGCGTATCCGCTTTATAGTGAAAATAAGCATTCACACGATAGATAGCATCTCCTACAAAATATAAGAAGATGATTAGAGAGATCACATCAGATTGATAATAAGCATAAATTCCAGTCACTACTAAAGAAACAATAGAAATCACCAGATATCCAAGATGATCTTGATATTCTTCTAACCATTTCCTAATCTTTTTCACCATTACCACCTACCTTTCATTATGATTTTTTAACAGCAAATCGCTCACGGTAATCGAACAACGCATCCATCACCCCGAGCACCGAAATAAACATTGAGAAGCTAGACATTAAAGCAAAAATAATAATAAAAGTTCCAAATCCTCTCTTATTACGAGATCTAAAATAAGACATTGCCACCACAATCCCCTGTAATAAGAACAACGTGTTTAAAAGCATAATGACATTCATCAATACAACATTTACTGCATGATTTGGAATAAATACAATCGCCACTTGACTAATTAATAAAGTCACTGCTAATTTCGCACCTAATTGGAAACGGTTAACATTTCCACGTTTAGTAACTTCATAATTCATACGTTTAAGAACGTTAGTTGCAACCGTATCACTTAAAAACGCTGAAGCTAATCCCATTAAGATAAGAATCGTTGGTAATAACGTCGTCATCATTGTACTAACCATATTTTGAACTGGTAACAGCATCTCAGCATTATTCGCTGGTAAAAAAGCTGACATAGCTTCAAGCATCCCATTCATTTCATCCGCCATTTGTGCCATGGATTCTTGGAGATTTAATCCTGTAACCACATAAGTTAAAATTGGAAACGAAATGACTGATACAATTGCTGCATTTAAAAGACGTTGCCAATACGGCCATTTCTTTATAATCCCAATACCAATCAGAGCACCCATCAACCCATAATTCAAGGTTGTAACTAGTCCATAAACTGAGCCAAATAAAAATGTTCCAATAAAGCACCCAATCAATAACCATAACACATCTCGAACTCGATTTGTCGTGACTGAATAAACAATGAGTGGAATAGGTAATAAAATCGACATGATTGTCGGCAAAACTCCAATATTATATAAAACAAAAAAGACCATATAAATGGCTAGCATAATTGCCGCGTTAACAAGCGACTTCGTCTTCATCTAAAAGACCCCCTTCATAAATGCCAATTAACGTCTCTATTATACCACAATTTGAGCTGAATATATATTCACTTATATAGGGGCACAGCCACATTTTCATTTTAAATGGACGTCTATAAAAATTTTTATCTTTTTCTAGCAACTATTCCTTTTGCTCATTCAAAAAAGATTCATCTGAATAAACTATTATTGAAATGAGGGTTCGATAAACAAATCTTCATTTCACCTGTTAGATTCTAAACTAAAAATCAAATCCAAACCAACATACACAATATAATCTAACAGTTTCTTGATCAGACCATTAACTAATCCCACAATAATATAACAAATCCTCCATCTTATTGTTTTCTGTCATCATTCCTTTATCACATAACTTATTTCATAAAACATCATCAAATTAACATTCCTCCATTCATAACTTCATCATCACTCATTTATCTCATCTATCACCTTTAACATTCATACGTTTGATCAAGACATCTGAATATTTGAAACTTAATACACTCTTCTTATTATAGCCCATTCACTGCTACACTAAACAACACACCTTCCGAGCAAAATGAACTTCACTCATCATTATAACACCACACTACTTGTTTACGTCAGCTTTTAACCACTACTCATTCACACAATCCAGCCACACCTATACTAATACATCAACCTTTAAACTAATACCACCATCCACTATCACAATACATTTATACTCATCCTTCCCCCACACTCCATACATTCAAACGACAATCCCTACTAATTAGTCAGTTTTATATCCACCACATCTTATACTAAAAAATAAACTTATCCCTAATAGTACATTTAGCCACATCCTTACTTCAAACTTGTAAATTCAAACCATATTTCATGCCAATTAACTAGTTTTACATCCACCACAATTATCCCAAAACAAACTCCCTTTCTAACCATATACTCATACACATACCTACTACATCATCCGTATATTCAAACCACATTTTGTACTAACCCACCAGTTTTACATACAGCACACTTACACTAAAAAACATATTCATTTTTACCTCAAAATTCACACATTCAAACTAAATATCCTCCTAATCACTCAGTTTTAAACGCATCACATCTAAAACAAAATCCCCAAAAGCATTCAGTACATTTAAAGCATAGGATTTCTAATATAATCATGACTCACTCCAACCAAAAACACAGTCCTTATCATAACAGTATAAAACCACACTTGTACTCACTCTTACCATTCACTATGAAACATGATAAAACTATAGCCTAGTATATAAAGCAAAAACACATTAAGGACCGAACTAATAATTGTACATTTAATCTATTAAAAACTCTTCTAACATTTATCATACACTCACTCTCCTCATCCAACTAATCCGCAGAATCTTCATTCCTTAAACTCATCTATCTGTTGAAACACTGTATCCTCATTATCATTACAATCACTCTATGAACATTGCAAATCTCTATCATCATCTTAGCAACCATTACATCTACACACTTACTTATCACTCATCCTCACCATTTAATTACTAGCATTCAAATTAATTAATATAGCTCTGTATTCGGTACAATCTCATCACAATCTAACTTCAAATATTCAGATTTATTAAATTATTTATCTCTGAATTCTTCATTTAACTTCAACCTCCAATACCATTTAAAAAGATAAAATTCTCCTATTTATCTTCTAACCTCAACTAGTGATCATCATCTCATCCTTAATACGGAGATAAATAACGATTCATTTAAATCATACGATCCACTTTTATAATAAAAGAGGACCTCTTTCAGGTCCTCTTTGCTATTTTAACGCTAAAATTAACTTCACTTCTTGTTCTTCTTCACCTGTCGATAACTATTTAACCCCTATACTCTCATATAAATACTTCGCTACCGTAAGTCGTCACTAAAGAAGTTACATTCTACTGCTTTTTTTACCCATAAAATAAAACTTCCTTACCCTATCTATTTCCTTGATAGGCCTCATCGATGATAATTTCCCCAAATTTTAAATTTCCTTATAAAAAACACTTAATTTTTTTAGGTATAGGTATATAATTAGAAGTGTAGTTATTTCATTATAATGTTTTATGAGGAGTGAAGAAGATGGAAAAAAACAATTCTTATAACCCATTTCGTTTATTAAGTGATGCCCACTTAACAGAAGACATGAGTTGCTGTACAGATACTTACTTATTAGATCGCTCAACAATGAAAGTTGAACCATGTGAAGTAATTGCTAATGCTGAGCAAGCAAAAGAAGAAGAAAAATAATTAACAAGAACAGGACACTCATCCTGTTCTTTTTTTATCCACCTTATAGAATTGTAGAAAGAATCATAAACACCTAGCGTAAGCTTTATAGCAAGCTTTCTCAGCATTGAAATGTACACCCCAATGAATAGCTGACTGTCAAAATCAAGACATTTATATCGTATGTACATCCTAATTTACAGCTGACTGTCTTTTCGCTCCTAACAAAAAGGAATATTTTCGAGCTCTCTCAATTACTAAGCATATAACATCTTTTTTCATCATAAATTACAATATGAATCATTATCATAAGAGTAGTAATAGTTAAATCCTAACTACCAAACTATAAATAGTGTCACTTTTATCATCACCTACAGTATCCACATTAACTTCTTGGGCCAAAGGAGTAAAAGAACTATTACGCATATC is a window from the Turicibacter bilis genome containing:
- the prmC gene encoding peptide chain release factor N(5)-glutamine methyltransferase, producing MKTMRELLKWAEDYALENGKEDSAVKLLLMHVTGKESYEILADMNMQVPVEQVEEFERCVKTYVEQNIPVQHIMGYETFFGHKFIVNDDVLIPRFETEELVANVLSTYDDVFDGAPVKVVDVGTGSGAIGVTLAVEEPNMEVTVTELSEAALEVAKQNASNLGANVTFYQGDMLQPLIERGLKFDILVSNPPYIPLTEDVDPLVKDNEPHLALFGGEDGLKFYRQILKDAHKVVNEKNIIAFEHAYNHKEAMAELVKQHFPNSKFETLKDLNGKDRMTIIINN
- a CDS encoding DHH family phosphoesterase, which encodes MKKIRKWLEEYQDHLGYLVISIVSLVVTGIYAYYQSDVISLIIFLYFVGDAIYRVNAYFHYKADTLKKIESISYRVKHAGETAFNQLPMGILLYDEAYEIVWFNGYLKRVFNQDLHDKVLKDLSEQLYNRSLGDEESFKITVNQQTYQVLHMKDERLMYFTDYTEYTELSRKYVNEQPVVGVLVMDNYDEVFHNLNEQEKSEFYGKIISIIMQWADQHKIYIRTTASDRFVLMMPYEVLQQLRETKFTIIDKVREAAKEKDIMLTISIGLATGYDSFSELGQRANYMLDLALSRGGDQVAIKIASDDKFLFYGGKTNPVEKRNRVRARVNAQAYERLVRDSERVIIMGHRYPDVDAIGASIGLLRMGIASKKEAYIVLKQEELDKTAKNFVDEILKDEKLKKYFISSEAAIELMTKNTLLVVADTQDPKMVIEPALLPRAKKVAVFDHHRRGVDVIDSVLSFAEPYASSTVELVVDMFDYYSQKIKMTPLEASIMLAGIIVDTRRFSYHTGRRTYETAAILKQKGAEEKLVQQLLRTPLENYYSKAHLIERAEIFKDEFIIACADDEMVLEKVQIAQTADELLNVQNIKASFVISRIDEQYIGISARSLGDVNVQVLMEQLGGGGHLNNAATQMRSSSTQDAVLQLKEVIVKELEESGESK
- a CDS encoding DUF2232 domain-containing protein — encoded protein: MKTKSLVNAAIMLAIYMVFFVLYNIGVLPTIMSILLPIPLIVYSVTTNRVRDVLWLLIGCFIGTFLFGSVYGLVTTLNYGLMGALIGIGIIKKWPYWQRLLNAAIVSVISFPILTYVVTGLNLQESMAQMADEMNGMLEAMSAFLPANNAEMLLPVQNMVSTMMTTLLPTILILMGLASAFLSDTVATNVLKRMNYEVTKRGNVNRFQLGAKLAVTLLISQVAIVFIPNHAVNVVLMNVIMLLNTLFLLQGIVVAMSYFRSRNKRGFGTFIIIFALMSSFSMFISVLGVMDALFDYRERFAVKKS
- the prfA gene encoding peptide chain release factor 1, producing MFERLEAILERYEKINEMMADPAIVTDIKKLTELSKEQRGLEETVNVYTEYKEIAASIEDLKEMAKDSDPEISEMAEMELEELKPRLPQLEERLEILLIPKDPNDEKNVIVEIRGAAGGDEANIFASDLYRMYTKYAEVKGWKIQVMNVDYSESGGMSQVEFMISGESVYSHMKYESGAHRVQRVPATESQGRIHTSTATVLVMPEAEDVDIEVSMNDIRVDTFCSSGPGGQSVNTTKSAVRLTHVPTGIVVSCQDGKSQHENKANALKVLKARIYDSILQERLEAEGEERRSKIGTGERSEKIRTYNYPQNRVTDHRIGFTIQQLDRVMEGKLEPVVEALITEEQKRKLAAQD
- a CDS encoding L-threonylcarbamoyladenylate synthase → MIYQSHQLSEALAMITQEDVIVFPTDTVYGIGASIHSPNALDKIFEIKNRPTEKSLIVLCANEDQLEKIVGPLSVEVKKLIDAFLPGGLTLILNCYMPLPNEITRGKQTIGVRIPDHPLALKLLSELGPLATTSANVSGEVSPTRVEVDNPVIHRVDYVFDDGETKAQIPSTILDCTTSEFKILREGAISLEEIQKVLHKK
- the dnaB gene encoding replicative DNA helicase, with protein sequence MLESPNRQMPHSTDAEQAILGAMLLDEKVCEDVKLKLQPDDFYHHRHRIIYETMLILLDQNIGVDVTTVTAYLQDHKRIAEIGGVEYILTIYESVATTAHTEHYVEIVLEKSISRLIINRAQSLIEQGYDPETSTQDLIDTAEQQFSGLARLNQGSDFKQIDNVIIDFIKNVERLSQSTGEVTGLTTGFTALDNMTSGLQNNDLIIVAARPAMGKTAFALNIAQNVAKLNHVNVAIFSLEMGADQLVSRLVSAEGRIEAHRLKTGNLEGADWRSLKIATDVLSNLGIYIDDTPGIRVGELRAKCRQLHQQKGLGLVMIDYLQLLSGSKANGGNRQQEVSEISRMLKEMARELKIPVIALSQLSRQVENREDKRPMMSDLRESGSIEQDADIVTFLYREDYYKKDPELNDNIVEVIFAKHRSGAVGTVKLAFRKEISRFENLVNVPESAHIPDV
- the rplI gene encoding 50S ribosomal protein L9; this encodes MKVIMLEDVKGKGKKGEVKDFPNGFANFLIKQNKAMDATPGNMNKLKAQQAEEEKQAELRLEEAKKLKADLEQKTVIVKVKSGDNGRVFGSVSTKAIAEEFQKQFGIKLDKRKMDLEEPIRGLGMARVPIHLHPEVVATISVQIKEK